The following are from one region of the Alicyclobacillus fastidiosus genome:
- a CDS encoding CoA-binding protein has translation MLSDESLSDLMANAAVIASVGVVSDPATKGYAAAAYQQSQGYKVLPVNTSRDMVLGHITVPSVADIEEPVDIVNVVAHPQEAPAITDAAIRAGAKAIWFEPGTQNHIAAEQARQAGLQVVTNRSFEREHRRLMSHH, from the coding sequence ATGCTGTCTGATGAATCATTGAGTGATTTAATGGCGAATGCTGCGGTGATCGCTTCTGTCGGCGTAGTGTCCGATCCTGCGACCAAAGGATACGCCGCCGCGGCGTACCAACAGTCGCAGGGATACAAGGTGCTCCCTGTCAACACCTCACGCGATATGGTATTGGGCCACATCACGGTCCCCTCCGTCGCAGATATCGAGGAACCGGTCGACATTGTCAACGTCGTCGCCCACCCTCAAGAGGCTCCCGCGATCACGGATGCCGCGATTCGCGCGGGTGCAAAAGCCATTTGGTTCGAACCCGGGACGCAGAATCACATTGCGGCAGAACAAGCCCGGCAAGCAGGGTTACAGGTGGTCACCAACCGCTCCTTTGAACGCGAGCATCGTCGCCTCATGTCCCATCATTAA